In Sebaldella termitidis ATCC 33386, one DNA window encodes the following:
- the grpE gene encoding nucleotide exchange factor GrpE: protein MEKDNKTNGMNGEAPVENMEDNTQETVQEEAVQDEMITKINILEKELEEWKSAYTRKLADFQNYSKRKDNELAEMKKFAAEGLILKILDNVDNLERAVSASKENKDVDSLLSGLDMVLKGIKEVLVSEGLEEIDAADKEYDPYEHQAMMVENVDEKENNIVLDVFNKGYKLKGKVIRPAMVKVNKKN, encoded by the coding sequence ATGGAAAAAGACAACAAAACCAACGGAATGAACGGTGAAGCGCCTGTGGAAAATATGGAAGATAATACACAGGAAACAGTTCAGGAAGAAGCGGTTCAGGATGAAATGATAACAAAGATAAACATACTGGAAAAAGAACTGGAAGAATGGAAATCAGCTTATACAAGAAAGCTTGCCGATTTTCAGAATTATTCTAAAAGAAAAGATAATGAACTTGCTGAAATGAAAAAATTTGCAGCAGAGGGTTTAATACTCAAAATTCTTGATAATGTGGATAATCTTGAAAGAGCGGTATCAGCTTCTAAGGAAAATAAAGACGTAGATTCACTTTTGTCTGGTCTGGATATGGTACTGAAAGGAATAAAAGAAGTTTTGGTATCGGAAGGACTGGAAGAGATAGATGCAGCCGATAAAGAATACGATCCTTATGAACATCAGGCGATGATGGTAGAAAATGTAGATGAAAAAGAGAATAATATAGTTCTTGATGTCTTTAATAAAGGATATAAATTAAAAGGAAAAGTAATAAGACCGGCAATGGTAAAAGTAAATAAAAAAAATTAA
- the dnaK gene encoding molecular chaperone DnaK, translating into MSKIIGIDLGTTNSCVAVMEGGNFTIIPNAEGGRTTPSVVNIKENGEIIVGEIAKRQAITNPESTVMSIKTHMGSNHKETIFGKDYTPQEISAMILKKLKKDAEGYLGSTVKEAVITVPAYFTDAQRQATKDAGEIAGLEVKRIINEPTAAALAYGLDKQKEEKVLVFDLGGGTFDVSILEIGDGVVEVLSTSGNNHLGGDDFDKKIMDWLAEEFKKETGIDLRNDKMAAQRLKDAAEDAKKKLSTMLETTISLPFITMDQNGPKHLEKKLTRAAFDDLTKDLVEATKGPVKTALEDAGFTPKDIDEVLLVGGSTRIPAVQEWVKSFLGKEPNKSINPDEVVAAGAAIQGGVLMGDVKDVLLLDVTPLSLGIETAGGVFTKIIEKNTTIPVKKSQVFSTYQDNQEAVTINVLQGERARAADNHKLGEFNLDGIPAAPRGVPQIEVTFDIDANGIVHVTAKDKGTGKENQVTISGSSNLSKDEIDKMKKEAEAHEAEDKKFTELVEVRNQADQLISAVEKTIKENEDKLQGTEKEDMEKAIEELKSVKDSDNVDEIRAKIDGLSKAAEGFSTRIYQEAQANAAQNGEAQGGNDSDGSDDVQDAEVVED; encoded by the coding sequence ATGAGTAAAATAATAGGAATAGATTTAGGGACAACAAATTCATGCGTAGCAGTAATGGAAGGCGGAAACTTTACTATAATACCTAATGCTGAAGGCGGAAGAACAACTCCTTCGGTAGTAAATATAAAAGAAAACGGAGAAATTATAGTAGGAGAAATAGCTAAAAGACAAGCTATTACTAATCCTGAATCTACAGTAATGTCAATAAAAACACATATGGGTTCAAATCATAAAGAAACAATATTCGGAAAAGATTATACACCGCAGGAAATATCAGCAATGATACTAAAAAAATTAAAAAAAGATGCGGAAGGATATTTGGGAAGTACAGTTAAAGAAGCTGTAATCACAGTTCCTGCATACTTTACAGATGCACAGAGACAGGCAACAAAAGATGCCGGTGAAATCGCAGGATTGGAAGTAAAAAGAATAATAAACGAGCCTACAGCAGCAGCACTTGCTTACGGACTTGACAAGCAAAAAGAAGAAAAAGTACTTGTATTTGACTTAGGTGGAGGTACATTTGACGTATCTATACTTGAAATAGGAGACGGAGTAGTAGAGGTATTGTCTACATCAGGTAATAACCATCTGGGAGGAGATGATTTCGATAAAAAGATCATGGACTGGCTGGCTGAAGAGTTCAAAAAAGAAACAGGAATAGATTTGAGAAATGACAAAATGGCAGCACAAAGACTAAAAGATGCAGCTGAGGATGCTAAGAAAAAATTATCAACAATGTTGGAAACTACTATTTCATTACCATTTATTACAATGGATCAAAATGGACCAAAACACTTGGAAAAGAAATTAACAAGAGCAGCATTTGATGATTTAACAAAAGATTTAGTGGAAGCTACAAAAGGTCCTGTTAAAACAGCTCTTGAAGATGCAGGATTTACTCCGAAGGATATAGATGAAGTATTATTGGTAGGAGGATCTACAAGAATACCGGCAGTTCAGGAATGGGTAAAAAGTTTTCTTGGAAAAGAGCCTAACAAAAGTATAAACCCTGATGAAGTGGTTGCGGCAGGAGCGGCAATACAGGGCGGAGTATTAATGGGAGATGTAAAAGATGTATTACTTCTTGATGTAACTCCGTTATCATTAGGAATTGAAACAGCAGGAGGAGTATTTACAAAAATAATTGAGAAAAATACTACAATTCCTGTAAAAAAATCTCAGGTATTTTCAACATATCAGGATAACCAGGAAGCTGTTACAATAAATGTATTACAGGGAGAAAGAGCAAGAGCTGCGGATAACCATAAATTAGGGGAATTCAATCTTGACGGAATACCGGCAGCACCAAGAGGTGTACCTCAGATAGAAGTAACATTTGATATAGATGCAAACGGAATAGTTCATGTTACTGCAAAGGATAAAGGAACTGGAAAAGAGAATCAGGTAACTATTTCAGGATCTTCTAATCTGTCAAAAGACGAAATAGATAAAATGAAAAAAGAAGCAGAAGCACATGAGGCAGAGGACAAGAAGTTTACAGAATTGGTAGAAGTAAGAAATCAGGCAGACCAGTTAATCTCTGCTGTGGAAAAAACTATTAAAGAAAATGAAGATAAACTTCAGGGTACTGAAAAAGAAGATATGGAAAAAGCAATAGAAGAATTGAAAAGTGTAAAAGATTCTGACAATGTAGATGAAATCAGAGCAAAAATAGACGGATTGTCAAAAGCGGCAGAAGGATTCTCAACAAGAATATATCAGGAAGCTCAGGCAAATGCTGCACAAAATGGTGAAGCACAGGGCGGAAATGATTCTGACGGCAGCGATGATGTTCAGGATGCAGAAGTGGTAGAAGACTAG
- a CDS encoding aldose 1-epimerase family protein — protein MEYKIKKGNIELGVLGKGAELVSLKKDGTEFVWERDPKFWGKSSPVLFPFVGSIKDGKYKYNGKEYSMETRHGFARDNDFELVEKGEDFLKFLLKSNEATLEKYPFNFELYLTYKIENEKVDVIYEVVNLDKDEMYFSIGAHPAFATPISDEIKLEDYYLELNEKETASIYQNEEALLIREKKAYLENESIINLGEHVFDNDAIIFKGLNSNEVTIKCKKSSRELKVEYDNFPYIAFWSVPKAPFVCIEPWYGQSDFTDASGELTEKEGIEKVKDRFTAKLSISMKV, from the coding sequence ATGGAATATAAAATAAAAAAAGGAAATATTGAACTTGGAGTTTTAGGAAAAGGTGCAGAATTGGTAAGCCTGAAAAAGGACGGAACAGAGTTTGTATGGGAAAGAGATCCTAAATTCTGGGGGAAATCATCACCTGTATTATTTCCATTCGTTGGATCAATAAAAGACGGAAAATATAAATATAACGGAAAAGAATATTCAATGGAAACAAGACACGGATTTGCAAGAGACAATGATTTTGAACTTGTGGAAAAAGGTGAGGATTTTCTAAAATTTCTTTTGAAATCAAATGAAGCTACTTTGGAAAAATATCCCTTTAATTTTGAACTATATCTTACATATAAAATTGAAAATGAAAAGGTAGATGTAATTTATGAGGTAGTAAATCTTGATAAAGATGAAATGTATTTTTCAATAGGAGCGCATCCTGCTTTTGCTACGCCGATTAGTGATGAAATAAAGCTGGAAGACTATTATCTGGAATTAAATGAAAAAGAAACTGCTTCAATTTATCAAAATGAAGAAGCATTATTAATAAGAGAGAAGAAGGCGTACCTTGAAAATGAAAGTATAATAAATCTCGGAGAACATGTATTTGATAATGATGCAATTATTTTCAAAGGACTGAATTCCAATGAAGTAACAATCAAATGTAAAAAAAGCAGCAGAGAACTTAAAGTGGAATATGATAATTTTCCTTATATAGCATTTTGGAGTGTGCCGAAAGCACCTTTTGTATGTATAGAGCCATGGTACGGGCAGTCTGATTTTACTGATGCAAGCGGGGAACTTACAGAAAAAGAAGGAATAGAAAAGGTAAAAGACAGATTTACCGCAAAACTTTCTATATCAATGAAAGTATAA
- the dnaJ gene encoding molecular chaperone DnaJ: MAKKDYYEVLGVEKNATEQEIKKAYRKLAMKYHPDRNKDNKEAEEKFKEASEAYEVLSDADKKAQYDQFGHSAFENGGPGPGGFSGFSGGFGFDDISDILNGFGFGRAGGGQTAVRRGSDIRYTMDMTLEEIAAGVEKELKYRRKGKCTTCSGSGAEPGHKMNTCDKCNGSGQMRVQIRTIFGISTSIEPCDKCHGTGKIPEKECHVCHGSGVVRETTTKKVRIPAGVMNGMELNVPQAGDAGENNGEYGNLRIRIMEKKHPIFTRHDTDIHCEVPVELTTAIMGGEVEIPTLEGKTKIKIPEGTQSGKVFRLKDRGIPRLHSNYKGSEILEIKVEIPTGLTNKQKDLLKKFGDSLSDKNYKNSKSFFEKVKKFFGADA; the protein is encoded by the coding sequence ATGGCAAAAAAAGATTATTATGAGGTTTTGGGAGTAGAAAAAAATGCCACTGAACAAGAAATAAAAAAAGCCTATAGAAAACTGGCTATGAAATATCATCCTGACAGAAATAAAGACAATAAAGAAGCCGAAGAAAAATTTAAAGAGGCTTCGGAAGCGTATGAAGTACTTTCTGACGCTGATAAAAAAGCGCAGTATGATCAGTTCGGACATAGTGCATTCGAAAACGGCGGACCGGGACCTGGAGGATTCTCTGGATTTTCGGGAGGGTTCGGATTTGACGATATCAGTGATATACTAAACGGATTTGGATTTGGAAGAGCCGGCGGCGGACAGACAGCTGTACGCAGAGGAAGTGACATTCGTTATACTATGGATATGACACTTGAAGAAATAGCCGCAGGTGTGGAAAAAGAACTGAAATACAGAAGAAAAGGAAAATGTACTACATGCAGCGGTTCAGGAGCTGAGCCGGGGCATAAAATGAATACCTGTGATAAGTGTAACGGTTCCGGACAGATGAGAGTACAGATAAGAACTATATTCGGTATAAGTACTTCTATAGAGCCGTGTGATAAATGTCACGGGACAGGAAAAATTCCTGAAAAAGAGTGTCATGTGTGTCATGGAAGCGGTGTAGTGCGTGAAACAACTACAAAAAAAGTAAGAATTCCGGCAGGTGTGATGAACGGAATGGAATTAAATGTGCCGCAGGCCGGTGATGCCGGGGAAAATAACGGGGAATACGGGAATTTGCGTATTCGTATAATGGAAAAGAAGCATCCGATATTTACCAGACATGATACAGACATACACTGTGAAGTTCCTGTGGAACTGACTACTGCCATAATGGGCGGTGAAGTGGAAATACCTACTCTTGAAGGGAAAACCAAAATAAAAATACCGGAAGGAACACAGAGCGGAAAAGTATTCAGGCTGAAGGACAGGGGAATACCAAGACTTCATTCCAATTATAAAGGCTCTGAAATATTGGAAATAAAGGTAGAAATACCAACAGGACTTACTAATAAACAGAAAGATCTTTTGAAAAAATTCGGAGATTCATTGAGTGATAAAAATTATAAAAATTCAAAATCTTTTTTTGAAAAGGTAAAGAAATTTTTCGGAGCAGATGCTTAA
- a CDS encoding lactonase family protein → MKKEVYIGTYSNDENSGIFRLNVNTKTGEMDGLTQITKTLNPSYIVMNKEKKLVYSVLKDGDDGGVCASEITNNTVMPFSKILSGGHLPCYINIDKNKSFLFSANYGTGVIKIYSLGEKGELTGITAERDHNDLGLGKTHPHYIGLTPDEKYLFVVDLGLDMIILYNYSEGKLGEIFQKVLFKKGCGPRHMVFDNDGKYAYLITEYSTEIVTMRYSEAEGLEITDYVSALGDGFNNEGDGSAIRLSGDGTRLFSSSRKPGTVSMFEINKETKKPVLLDTSESGGEHPRDINIDEDGKILIAANRFSNNLVTFLVSEDGKKLIKSGYELQLAEPTCVAF, encoded by the coding sequence ATGAAAAAGGAAGTTTATATAGGTACATATAGTAATGATGAGAACAGCGGAATTTTCAGACTGAACGTGAATACCAAAACTGGTGAAATGGACGGACTTACACAAATTACCAAAACTTTGAATCCCAGTTATATAGTAATGAACAAGGAAAAAAAATTGGTTTATTCAGTTTTAAAAGATGGTGATGACGGAGGGGTCTGTGCATCAGAAATTACAAATAATACAGTAATGCCGTTTTCTAAAATTTTATCGGGCGGTCATCTGCCGTGTTATATAAATATAGATAAGAATAAATCATTTTTATTTTCTGCCAATTACGGAACAGGTGTAATAAAAATATATTCTCTCGGAGAAAAAGGAGAGCTTACAGGAATAACAGCAGAGAGAGACCATAATGATCTGGGACTGGGAAAAACTCATCCGCATTATATAGGACTTACACCTGATGAGAAGTATTTATTTGTGGTGGATTTGGGCTTGGATATGATAATTTTGTATAATTATTCTGAAGGAAAGCTTGGTGAAATTTTTCAGAAAGTATTGTTCAAAAAAGGATGCGGACCAAGGCACATGGTATTTGACAATGACGGTAAATACGCATATCTTATAACAGAATATTCAACAGAAATTGTAACCATGAGATATTCAGAAGCAGAGGGGCTGGAGATAACAGATTATGTTTCAGCTTTGGGAGACGGATTTAACAATGAGGGAGACGGTTCGGCAATAAGGCTTTCCGGAGACGGTACCAGATTATTCAGCTCAAGCAGAAAACCGGGAACTGTATCAATGTTTGAGATAAATAAGGAAACAAAAAAGCCTGTGCTTCTGGATACTTCGGAATCAGGCGGTGAACATCCCAGAGATATAAATATAGATGAAGATGGAAAGATACTTATAGCAGCCAACAGATTTTCAAATAATCTGGTTACTTTTCTTGTCTCAGAAGATGGCAAAAAACTGATAAAAAGTGGGTATGAACTGCAGCTGGCTGAGCCTACATGCGTGGCTTTTTAA
- the yajC gene encoding preprotein translocase subunit YajC codes for MGAYVQYIYFLPLVVMLAIIFYSSNKRKKEQMKLMDGLKTGDKVVTIGGIKGTIVKVNEEDNSLDIKIDNNAKMTVIKSAIARKG; via the coding sequence ATGGGAGCTTATGTTCAGTATATATATTTTTTACCATTAGTAGTAATGCTTGCTATAATTTTTTATTCAAGCAATAAAAGAAAAAAGGAACAGATGAAATTAATGGACGGCCTCAAAACCGGGGATAAAGTAGTAACAATAGGCGGGATAAAAGGAACAATAGTAAAGGTAAATGAAGAGGATAATTCACTAGATATAAAAATCGACAACAATGCTAAAATGACTGTAATAAAATCAGCTATAGCTAGAAAAGGGTAA
- a CDS encoding N-acetylmuramoyl-L-alanine amidase family protein → MKKIVILMSIILFSFTLLGETLDRTTYKSGSYSIFFKERRVPQYKTRYDKGQDALVIEFSNSTISRTVPNTLNVDDKFVDTVAMSTLNNTVSTTIYLARGVDYKVAASGGELRVTLTKSTTAKKKYTIIVDAGHGGKDSGATGNGYREKDIALDVAKYLASELRNDYKVILTRDSDVFIPLGERAEIGNDANADFFISIHLNSASNSSGNGSEVFYYSKKESSYAAEVAKFENSVDSKYGVTEPVSDFILNDIFYRANQQKSAAVATDVLDNIVGDIGLRKRGVFGANFAVLRGSKSPSILVEIGFISNSGDMSYFGNDYYKRVVAKSIAEGVRKHFY, encoded by the coding sequence ATGAAAAAAATAGTTATATTAATGTCAATTATTTTATTTAGTTTTACACTGTTAGGTGAAACTTTAGACAGAACTACATATAAATCGGGGTCTTATTCTATATTTTTTAAGGAAAGAAGAGTCCCGCAGTATAAAACCAGATATGATAAAGGGCAGGATGCATTAGTAATAGAGTTTTCCAATTCTACAATAAGCAGAACAGTACCGAATACACTAAATGTAGACGATAAATTCGTAGATACAGTAGCTATGAGTACTTTAAATAATACAGTCAGTACGACTATATATCTTGCAAGAGGAGTGGACTATAAAGTTGCAGCTTCCGGCGGAGAATTAAGAGTAACACTGACTAAGTCAACAACAGCCAAAAAGAAATATACCATAATAGTAGATGCCGGTCATGGGGGAAAAGATTCAGGTGCTACAGGAAACGGATACAGGGAAAAGGATATAGCTCTGGATGTGGCGAAATATCTTGCCAGTGAATTAAGAAACGACTATAAGGTAATTTTGACAAGAGACAGTGATGTATTTATACCTCTTGGTGAAAGAGCAGAAATAGGTAATGATGCTAATGCTGATTTCTTTATAAGTATTCATTTGAATTCCGCTTCAAACAGTTCAGGTAACGGGTCAGAAGTATTTTACTACTCAAAAAAAGAATCATCATACGCAGCTGAGGTAGCTAAGTTTGAGAACAGTGTGGATTCTAAGTACGGAGTAACGGAACCTGTCTCGGATTTTATTTTAAATGATATATTTTACAGGGCAAACCAGCAAAAAAGTGCTGCTGTGGCAACAGATGTACTGGATAATATAGTAGGGGATATAGGATTAAGAAAAAGAGGCGTTTTTGGAGCTAATTTTGCAGTATTAAGAGGAAGCAAATCACCTTCGATACTGGTTGAAATAGGATTTATATCTAATTCCGGAGATATGTCATATTTTGGGAATGATTATTATAAGAGGGTAGTAGCTAAATCTATAGCTGAAGGTGTCAGAAAACACTTTTATTAG
- the yqeK gene encoding bis(5'-nucleosyl)-tetraphosphatase (symmetrical) YqeK, with the protein MEIKEISEYVKARLDEKRYSHTKRVVKKAKQLAKLYNAPIDKVKIGAYLHDIAKFYKVEDMAELIGNKYPEVNREVYRNGQILHGFAAAEIAERELGIEDTEILDAIRYHTVGKENMSLTAKIVYLADAIEDARDWFGVVKARKLAEKNIDTAIIYELDKKIEYLIKKASLIHPNTLAFRNDLLTKKKKERVKI; encoded by the coding sequence ATGGAAATAAAAGAAATAAGTGAATATGTAAAAGCAAGACTGGATGAAAAGAGATACAGTCACACAAAAAGAGTAGTGAAAAAAGCCAAACAACTGGCTAAATTATATAATGCACCTATTGACAAAGTCAAAATAGGTGCATATTTACATGATATAGCTAAATTTTATAAGGTAGAGGATATGGCAGAGCTGATAGGAAATAAGTATCCCGAGGTAAACCGGGAGGTCTACAGAAACGGACAGATACTTCACGGCTTTGCAGCTGCCGAAATAGCAGAAAGAGAACTCGGTATAGAGGATACAGAGATTTTGGATGCTATAAGATATCATACAGTAGGAAAAGAAAATATGTCACTGACAGCTAAAATAGTATATCTTGCAGATGCAATAGAAGATGCAAGAGACTGGTTCGGAGTAGTAAAGGCAAGGAAGCTTGCCGAAAAAAATATAGATACAGCTATAATTTATGAATTAGATAAAAAAATAGAGTATCTTATAAAAAAAGCATCTCTGATACATCCTAATACACTGGCTTTTAGAAATGATCTATTAACTAAAAAGAAAAAAGAGAGAGTAAAAATATGA
- the rnr gene encoding ribonuclease R produces MRELKDLKEILEHRSLTYNEIVSSLGWSKKNRKKNKQILEEWIDRGEILLIKSGKYTLPEKEGYVRGDISITTGKFGFLDLEGENSIFIPGPYLKGAMNGDTVLVRILKEAKSGKSREGEVYKIIERSKNVVIGVYQQNDNFGFVLPREAMGRDIYVSKKKIRGAKNGDLVAVKIYFWGDEDRKPEGEIISILGDPHNTEALINAILINNGVSEEFSEEIEEELARVTKVEASDLKGRKDLRDFDIITIDGSDAKDLDDAVYVKKSSEGFKLIVSIADVSHYVKEKTKLDEEALKRGNSIYLVDRVIPMLPRKLSNDLCSLNPNEDKLAFSAEIDFDHSGKVVKNDFYKSVIKSKHRMTYSKVNEIIAESEEANAEYQDIKEMISEMLELSNLLRETKKRRGSIDFELPEIKVVLNDDKSVKDIELRKRGESERIIEDFMVAANEAVAEKLFWEEIPAIYRVHEDPDKEKIKTLNDTLIKFGVHLKNLEDIHPGKFQTIIEKTKDLDEGYLIHKLILRAMQRARYNNKNLGHFGLSSKFYLHFTSPIRRYSDLIVHRVLGKSLEKFIKEKEKEEMLSKYEVISKHISKTERDADRMEEESVKIKLIEYMQDKVGEVFVARISGMNKSKIFMELENHVEVVYNIHSEQDDYLYDEENYKMINTHNGLEYTMGNTLKVLVTNASFEKMEIEVIPYKE; encoded by the coding sequence ATGAGAGAATTAAAAGATTTAAAAGAAATTTTAGAACATAGATCCTTGACTTACAATGAAATTGTCAGCAGTCTTGGATGGTCTAAAAAAAACAGAAAGAAAAATAAACAGATTCTGGAAGAATGGATAGACAGAGGTGAAATACTTCTGATAAAAAGCGGTAAATATACACTTCCTGAAAAAGAAGGGTATGTAAGAGGAGATATTTCTATTACAACTGGGAAATTCGGCTTTTTGGATCTGGAAGGGGAAAACAGCATATTTATTCCCGGGCCTTATTTAAAAGGAGCAATGAATGGTGATACTGTTCTTGTAAGAATTTTGAAGGAGGCTAAGTCGGGAAAGAGCAGAGAAGGTGAAGTATACAAAATAATCGAAAGATCCAAGAATGTGGTAATCGGTGTTTATCAGCAAAATGATAATTTTGGCTTTGTTCTGCCCAGAGAAGCAATGGGAAGGGATATTTATGTCAGTAAGAAAAAGATAAGAGGAGCTAAAAACGGTGACCTTGTTGCAGTAAAAATTTATTTTTGGGGAGACGAGGACAGAAAACCTGAAGGTGAAATAATAAGTATTCTGGGGGATCCGCATAATACAGAAGCCCTTATAAATGCCATTCTTATTAATAACGGAGTAAGTGAGGAATTTTCCGAGGAGATAGAAGAGGAGCTGGCAAGAGTCACAAAAGTAGAAGCCTCTGATCTGAAAGGAAGAAAGGATCTTAGAGATTTTGATATCATAACAATAGACGGTTCTGATGCAAAAGATCTGGATGATGCTGTATATGTAAAAAAATCTTCTGAGGGCTTTAAGCTGATAGTAAGTATAGCTGATGTTTCTCACTATGTAAAAGAAAAAACAAAACTGGATGAGGAAGCTTTAAAGAGAGGTAATTCGATATATCTGGTAGACAGAGTAATACCGATGCTGCCGAGAAAGCTTTCCAATGATCTGTGTTCACTTAATCCTAATGAGGATAAGCTGGCTTTTTCTGCTGAAATAGACTTTGATCACAGCGGAAAAGTAGTAAAAAATGACTTTTACAAGTCTGTAATCAAATCAAAGCACAGAATGACATATTCAAAGGTAAATGAAATCATAGCAGAATCTGAAGAAGCAAATGCAGAATATCAGGACATAAAAGAAATGATTTCTGAAATGCTTGAGTTATCAAATCTTTTGAGGGAAACTAAAAAAAGAAGAGGAAGTATAGATTTTGAGCTTCCTGAAATAAAAGTGGTATTAAATGATGACAAAAGCGTAAAAGATATAGAACTGCGAAAAAGAGGAGAATCTGAGAGAATAATAGAGGATTTTATGGTTGCGGCTAATGAGGCTGTGGCTGAAAAATTATTCTGGGAAGAAATTCCTGCTATATACCGGGTTCATGAGGATCCTGACAAGGAAAAAATAAAAACATTAAACGACACACTGATAAAATTCGGGGTTCATCTGAAAAATCTGGAAGATATTCATCCCGGAAAATTTCAGACTATAATAGAAAAGACAAAAGATCTTGATGAGGGCTATCTGATACATAAGCTGATATTAAGAGCAATGCAGAGAGCAAGATATAATAATAAGAATCTGGGACATTTCGGCTTATCATCGAAGTTTTATCTGCATTTTACATCACCGATAAGAAGATATTCCGATCTGATAGTGCACAGAGTACTTGGGAAATCTTTGGAAAAATTCATAAAAGAAAAGGAAAAAGAAGAAATGCTTTCTAAATATGAAGTAATTTCTAAGCATATTTCCAAGACTGAAAGAGATGCGGACAGAATGGAAGAGGAAAGTGTAAAAATAAAACTCATTGAATATATGCAGGATAAAGTCGGAGAAGTATTTGTAGCAAGAATAAGCGGAATGAATAAAAGCAAGATATTTATGGAACTGGAAAATCATGTGGAAGTAGTTTATAATATACATAGCGAACAGGATGACTATTTGTATGACGAAGAAAATTACAAAATGATAAATACGCATAACGGTTTGGAATATACAATGGGAAATACATTAAAAGTACTTGTAACAAATGCTAGTTTTGAAAAAATGGAAATAGAAGTAATTCCATATAAGGAATAA
- the smpB gene encoding SsrA-binding protein SmpB, with the protein MNIARNKKAFHDYFIEEKLEAGIELHGTEVKSIKNGKVSIKESFIRIIKNEVFIMNMHVSNYEFGNINNLPETRVRKLLLHRKEIEKLMGKIAEKGYTLIPLNIYTKNRLVKVEMGLAKGKKLYDKREDLKRKDQKRDIERSIKDFNR; encoded by the coding sequence ATGAATATAGCACGAAACAAAAAAGCCTTTCATGATTATTTTATAGAAGAAAAACTGGAAGCAGGAATAGAGCTTCACGGTACAGAAGTAAAATCCATAAAAAACGGAAAAGTAAGCATAAAAGAAAGTTTCATCAGAATAATAAAAAATGAAGTTTTTATTATGAATATGCATGTAAGTAATTATGAATTCGGTAATATAAATAATCTTCCGGAAACAAGAGTGCGAAAACTGCTTCTTCACAGAAAAGAGATAGAAAAATTAATGGGCAAAATAGCTGAAAAGGGCTATACTCTGATTCCTCTTAACATATATACCAAAAATAGACTGGTAAAGGTGGAGATGGGGCTGGCCAAGGGTAAGAAGCTTTATGATAAAAGGGAAGATCTGAAAAGAAAAGATCAGAAGAGAGATATAGAAAGATCAATAAAAGATTTTAACAGATAA